From the genome of archaeon BMS3Bbin15, one region includes:
- the albA_3 gene encoding antilisterial bacteriocin subtilosin biosynthesis protein AlbA: MIDKFEPRWIAWEISQRCNLNCVHCRADGTIDKEKGPSTEMAKKIIDDISSYARPVLVLSGGEPLLRKDIFELARYGNDKGLKIALATNGILVTPEICEKIIDSGIKIVSLSLDGATEEVHDDFRQQKGAFKSVIRAAKLFREHGIKFIINSSFTKRNQEDIPEVYRLAKELGATAWYMFMIVPTGRGKEIMEELISREDYDKILNWHYDMEKEEKELLVRPTCAPMYYRIFMQRSKEDEMKFERRNLSFSTGGSKGCIAGQLIALINHRGEVYPCSYFNLSAGNIYEKSFKEIWEESELFKKLRDFGSYKGKCGACEYINVCGGCRARAYAITGDYLEEEPFCSYVPEKLKRK; the protein is encoded by the coding sequence AGATGGCACAATCGATAAAGAAAAAGGGCCCAGCACCGAAATGGCAAAGAAGATTATTGACGACATTTCAAGTTATGCCAGACCCGTGCTCGTGTTAAGTGGTGGCGAACCCCTTCTGAGGAAAGATATTTTTGAGCTTGCCCGGTATGGCAATGATAAAGGGCTGAAAATAGCTCTCGCAACCAATGGCATTCTGGTCACACCTGAGATATGTGAAAAAATCATTGATAGCGGAATAAAGATAGTTTCATTGAGTCTCGATGGCGCCACTGAAGAGGTTCACGACGACTTCAGACAGCAGAAGGGAGCCTTCAAAAGTGTAATCAGAGCTGCAAAGCTTTTCAGAGAGCACGGTATAAAGTTTATTATCAACTCCTCCTTCACAAAGCGTAATCAGGAAGATATTCCAGAGGTTTACAGGCTTGCCAAAGAGCTTGGTGCAACAGCCTGGTATATGTTCATGATAGTACCAACAGGAAGGGGAAAAGAGATAATGGAGGAGCTTATAAGCAGGGAGGATTACGATAAGATTTTAAACTGGCACTATGATATGGAAAAGGAGGAGAAAGAGCTTTTAGTCAGGCCCACCTGTGCCCCAATGTACTACAGAATATTCATGCAGAGGTCTAAAGAAGATGAGATGAAGTTTGAAAGACGCAATCTTAGCTTCTCCACAGGAGGGAGTAAAGGATGTATAGCCGGACAGCTCATAGCTCTTATAAATCACAGAGGCGAGGTTTACCCCTGCTCATACTTCAATCTCAGTGCAGGTAATATCTATGAGAAGAGCTTCAAAGAAATATGGGAAGAGAGCGAACTCTTCAAAAAGCTGAGGGACTTCGGGAGTTACAAAGGTAAATGTGGGGCATGCGAATATATCAATGTGTGCGGAGGCTGCAGGGCAAGGGCTTATGCCATTACAGGTGATTATCTTGAAGAGGAGCCTTTCTGTAGCTATGTGCCGGAGAAGCTGAAAAGAAAATA